Proteins encoded together in one Oncorhynchus mykiss isolate Arlee chromosome 7, USDA_OmykA_1.1, whole genome shotgun sequence window:
- the LOC110528976 gene encoding prepro-urotensin II-beta-like — MQCKRFLSCVLLLTAAGPLLTHPVSHSNEMSYTGTEEDQVVSPEELSLSDHTYRFHSAPGLGNLRSAVFSPDQAVREVLLETPALSPQPHFLGSRREYRKRTTTECFWKYCV; from the exons ATGCAGTGTAAGCGTTTCCTTTCGTGTGTTCTGCTGCTTACCGCCGCCGGACCCCTCCTCACACACCCTGTCTCACACTCTAACGAGATGTCCTACACCGGAACAG AGGAGGACCAGGTGGTGAGTCCAGAGGAGCTGTCCCTTTCTGACCACACCTACAGATTCCACAGTGCACCTGGCCTTGGCA ATCTAAGATCAGCAGTGTTCAGCCCAGACCAGGCcgtgagagag gtgCTGTTGGAAACACCAGCTTTGAGCCCTCAACCTCATTTCCTGGGCAGCAGAAGAGAGTACAGAAAGAGAACCACCACCGAGTGCTTCTGGAAGTATTGTGTCtag
- the vamp3 gene encoding vesicle-associated membrane protein 3 has product MSAPATEGSAPGNRRLQQTQAQVDEVVDIMRVNVDKVLERDSKLSELDDRADALQAGASQFETSAAKLKRKFWWKNCKMWAILIAVIVIILVIIIIWSQSS; this is encoded by the exons GTCGGCTCCTGCTACAGAAGGCTCCGCACCAGGCAACCGCCGCCTACAACAGACACAGGCCCAAGTGGATGAG gtggtgGATATCATGCGTGTGAATGTGGACAAGGTGTTGGAGCGTGACTCGAAGCTGTCGGAGCTGGACGACAGGGCGGACGCATTGCAGGCCGGAGCCTCCCAGTTTGAGACCAGCGCTGCCAAACTCAAAAGGAAGTTCTGGTGGAAGAACTGCAAG ATGTGGGCCATCCTGATAGCTGTTATAGTCATCATCCtggtcatcatcatca TCTGGAGCCAGTCATCGTAA